ATCCTGATGGACCGGTTCGACCTGGCGGAGTCGGAGGCCTACAAGCGGCTGCGGGACACGGCCATGCGCCAGCGCAAGCCCCTGCGGGAGATCGCCCAGAGCATCATTGAGTTCGCGAGCCTCGGGCCCTTGGGGGGACCCTCCGCGCCCGTGGGGGAGGGGGCCGGCGGCAACCAGGAACGGGACGAGCCGTCCCCGCGGCCCGTCCGGCCGCGCGACCACCACGGGCCGGCGACAGGTGGGAGGCGGCGACGCCCCGGTCGGGGCTCCCGGCCTGGGCAGGTGGAACGGACGTGATCCGGACAAGACCGGCGGAACGGAAACGACCCGGGGGAGGAGCGCCCGTGGGCGGGCGGCGGTCCGGTCAACCCCGGCAGCGCAGGGCGCGCACCACGAGGTGCGCGCCCTGCGCGTTCGTTCGGGGGCCTGGTTGGCGGGGCGGGGCCCGTGGCCTGCGCCTCGTCTCCGGGTTGCTCCAGCGCCCGGCGCGACTCAGGTCTGGACCGTCGGTTGTGCCGAGGTGGGCCGGGTTGCCCGCTGCGCAGGGGCCGAGATCCCGGGCTCCGCCGACGGGAGCAGCTCGGGATAGGCGGGCAGGCCGTGTTCGCTGATGTCAAGGCCGATTCGTTCGTCCTGCCGGGAGAGGCGCAGGCCCACCGCCTTGTCCACGAGCACGAAGGTCAACCAAGCCGCCGCCAACACGTACGCCAAGGAGACGGTGACGCCAAGGGCTTGAACCCCCAGCTGGTGGAGTCCGGCGCCGTAGAGCAGTCCCGGTTGGCCCATACCAACCTGGTCGACCAGATCGGGGGCGGCGAACAGGCCCGTCGAGAGGGTGCCCCAGATCCCGCTGATGCCGTGGACGGAAAAGGCACCCACGGGATCGTCGACCTTCAGGACCCGCTCGGTCCACCGGATCGCGAAGACCATCAACACCCCGGCCACGGCCCCGACGATCACGGCCGCCCACGGTTTGACGAAGGCGCAGGAGGCGGTGATGGCCACCAGCCCCGCCAGCACGCCGTTCAACATGGACCAGACGTCGGCCTTGCCGGAAGTCACCCAGGCGGTGAACAGGGCGGCCAGCGCCCCTGCCGCCGCCTCGGCAGCGGTGGGTTCGGCCGCGACAGCTGGGCGACCCCAGGCACCGACCGCCAACGAGGCCACCAGCGCTGCCCAGCGCCCCAGATTCTTCATGGTTTCCCCCCCCCAATTCCGACGATGCCGTGGCGTCGAGGCCGCGGCCATCGTCGCACGAGTGCGACCGTTCCCCATCCACGCACCATCCCGGCGCGTCGGGTCCTGGTCGTCAGCCTTTTGGCACAGAGACGTCCGTGGAACCGGATCGGGACGGAACCGCGATGCCAATGCAAAGGAAAGGGGCCCATCCGCATACCGGCTGCGGCTGCGAATGGGCCCCGTTGCCCCCTTGGGACGCCGTCGTCCGCATGTGGAGTTGTGAGCGTGCGGCGCATCGGGCCCGCCGCCCGACCGCCTTCGCTTCTCAACGTAGTCGGGGACCGGGCCCATCGTCAACGGTCGAGCCTGACCAACCCTTGACGAAAGAGTTGACCATCCTCGACCGGTGGTGGGCCGCAGGCCGTCCTCCGGGGTTGGACAGACACCGGCGGGGGTGCCTCCCGCGTACGATGCCCCAGCGCCGATGGGCAGCCGCCCACGGGAGGAGGTCGGACACCCATGTGCGGCATCGCGGGATGGATCGACTGGGATCGGGATCTTTTGCGGGAGCGGCCGGTGCTCGAGGCCATGACGGAGACCCTCGTGTGCCGCGGTCCCGACGAGAGCGGCCACTGGGTCTCCCGCCATGCCGCACTGGGCCAGCGTCGGCTGATCGTCATCGACCCGGTGGGCGGCGTCCAGCCCATGGTGCGGGAGCGGGGCGGGGGCCGGTTTGTCCTGACGTACAACGGGGAGCTGTACAACACCGCCGAGCTGCGGCGCGAGCTGGAGGCCCTGGGCCACCGCTTCACCACCCGGTCCGACACCGAGGTGGTGCTGGCCGCCTACATGGCTTGGGGGGAGCGGGCGCCCGAGCGCCTCAACGGCATCTTCGCATTCGCCGTCTGGGACGAACGGGCCCAGCGGCTCTTCCTGGCCCGCGACCGGTTCGGGATCAAGCCGCTCTTCTACCAGGTCCGCGGCGGCACGCTGCTGTTCGCCTCCGAGCTCAAGGCCCTGCTGGCCCACCCCGAGGTGGAGCCCGTGGTGGACGCCGAGGGGCTGGCGGAGATCTTCGCCCTGGGGCCGGCCCGCACGCCGGGCCACGGCGTGTTCAAGGGCGTCGACGAGCTGCTGCCCGGTCATTACCTGGTCTGGGACCGGGGCGGCCTCCGCCGGCACGCCTACTGGCGGCTGGAGAGCCGGCCCCACACCGACGACCCCGCCACCACGGTGGCCACCGTCCGCGACCTCCTCGCCGACGCCGTCCGGCGCCAGCTGGTGTCCGACGTCCCGCTGGGGACGCTGCTCTCGGGCGGCGTCGACTCCAGCGCCGTCACCGCCCTGGCCGTCCGGGCCCTGGCGGAGGCGGGGCACGGGGAGCCGCTGCGGACCTTCTCCGTGGACTACGAGGGCAACGACCGGTTCTTCCAGCCCAACGACTTCCAGCCCGAGGCCGACGCGCCCTACGTGGACCTGATGGTCCGCACCCTGGGCACCCGTCATCGGGTGGTGCGCCTGTCCACCGCCGCCCTGGTCGAGGCGCTGCCCCGCGCGGTGACCGCCCGCGACCTGCCCGGGATGGCCGACATCGACGCCTCGCTGCTGCTCCTCTGCGAGGCGATCCGGCGCGACGTCACCGTCGCCCTCTCCGGCGAGTGCGCCGACGAGGTCTTCTGCGGCTACCCCTGGTTCTTCCGGGACGACGCCCTGCGGGCCGACACCTTTCCCTGGTCGCTGAAGCTGGACGCCCGCCTCGCGGTGCTGCACCCGGCGCTGCGGGAGCGGCTGCGCCCGGCGGAGTACCTGGCCGACCGCTACCGCCAGGCCCTGGCCGAGGTGCCGCGCCTCGAGGGGGAGGAACCGGCCGCCGCCCGCCGCCGGGAGATCGCCTACCTCACCCTGACGCGGTGGATGCCGGTGCTGCTCGACCGCAACGACCGCATGAGCATGGCGGTGGGCCTCGAGGTGCGCGTGCCCTTCTGCGACCACCGCCTGGTGGAGTACGTGTGGAACGTGCCGTGGGCCCTCAAGACCATGGGCGGCCGGGAGAAGGGGCTCTTGCGTCACGCCCTGGCCGGGGTCCTGCCCGACGAAGTCCTCTGGCGGAAGAAGAGCCCGTACCCCAAGACGTTCAACCCCGCGTACCTGGCGGCCGTGGGCCAATGGGTGCGATCGATCCTCGCCGACCCGGACTCCCCCCTGCGCCCGCTGATCGACGAGGGAGCGGTGCGGGAGCTGGTGGAGGCGGAGGGGGAATTCGACCTCCCCTGGTTTGGCCAGCTGATGCGCCGGCCCCAGATGCTGGCCTACTTGGCCCAGGTGGACCTGTGGCTGCGGAAGTACAGGGTGCGGGTCGCGGTCTGACGGTGTCCAGGGCGGCGGTGCGGGTGTCCAGGGCGGAGGCGCGGGATCCGATGGGCGCGGTGCGCGGGGCGCGACGCGCCGAGAGGCAGGCACGCCGCAGAGGACGCCGCGGGGGCGGCCCGGGCATTGCCGGGCCGCCCCCGCGGGCTGCGTTCGTCCGGCGCCGGGGTCGGGCGCCTGGGTCCGGGGTGCGGAGCGAAGCCGCTGCGCCCGCCGCGGCCGGCGGCTCCGGTCCGCCCCACCGGCACCGGAGGCGCGCCGGTCGGCGGTCATGTGGCTCAGGCCTGGCCCTGCCCCTGCTTCACCAGCTGGACGTCGACGGTGACCCGCACCTCGTCGCCCACCAGGACGCCGCCCGACTCCAGCAGCATGTTCCACTTCAGACCGAAGTCCTTGCGGTTGACCTGGGTCTCGGCGTGGAAGGCGGCCCGCTCGTTGCCCCAGGGGTCCTTGCCGCCGCCCTCGTAGGTCAGGTCCCAGGTGACCTCCTTGGTGACCCCGCGGATGGTGAGATCCCCGGTGACCTTGTAGCGGTTCGCCCCGGTCTTCTCGATGCGGGTGCTGCGGAACTCGATGGTGGGGTGGTTGGCCACGTCGAAGAACTCCGCGGACCGCAGGTGCTCGTCCCGCTGGGGCTCCCGGGTGTCGACGGTGGCGGCGTCGATGCGGGCCTCCAGCTTGGCGCCCTTGCTGAGGTCCGTGATGTCCGGCGCCTCGAGGTAGCCCTCGATCTTGCCGAAGTGCCCCTTGACCGTGGAGATCATCATGTGCCGGACCGCGAACTCGACGGTGCTGTGGGACGCGTCGATGGTCCACCGCGTCGCCGTCGCCGCCTCGGCCACGACTCCCGACCTCCTTCGTACGGGTGGGTCCGTAACTTACTTAAAACAAGCAGCTCTATCGTATAGTGCCACTTTCCGGAGTGTCAACGGCCGTGCTACCATCGGGTTGGTCGAAGGGCTTGCAAGCCGCGTCCCCTCGCCCCGACCCGGCGACCGCCGGCCGCCGGCTCGCCGACCCTCGCTTCCCCTCGTCGTCTCGCGCCCGGCCGCCGGCCGCCGCTCCCGTCGCGGAGCGGCCGGGCAGGGGAAAGGAGGTGGTCCCGGCGTTGGATCCGGTGAAAGTCTGCCCCCGCTACGAGCAGGCCGTGCAGATCCTGGGCAAGAAGTGGACGGGCCTGATCCTGCGGGTGCTGATGACCGGCAAGAAGCGCTTCTGCGACTTCAAGGCCAGCCTGCCCGAGATGAGCGATCGCATCCTCTCCGAACGCCTCAAGGAGCTGGAGGAGGCTGGCATCCTCACCCGGCACGTGCACGACACCCGGCCCGTGCTCATCGAGTACGAGCTGACGGAGAAGGGACGGGCGCTGGAGCCGGTGGTGGCCGCCATCCAGGCGTGGGCCGACCGCTGGTGCGACGGCACCCCGGACTCCCATCCGGTTGACGAAGGGAGCGAGCCCGCGGAAGCGGAAGCGGCCACCCGGGAGGGGCAGGCGGCGGGGGAGGCGGGGTCCCCGCCGTAGGCCCCGCGGACGCCGCTTCCGCTGGGCGCAGGACACCGCGCCCCCGGGCGCCCGGCCCGGGCCCCGGAGGCGGTGCCCCCGCCCCGGCCGTGCGCCGTGCAGGAGCTCTTCCCGGACGAACGGGCGGACGGGCCCCGGAGCCGGTGCCCCCGCCCCGGCGGCGAGGCGCCAGCCGGCTGCGGCCACGACCCGTCGCCCCGCCGCGGGGTGCGATCCCCCGACGGGCCGCGAGGGGCGTGGTGGGCGGGGCGCGGTGGAAGGGGCGCGGCAGGCTCCGTCCCCTCGGCGGCGAAAGTCCCCAGCGATCCCATGAAGCGGTGGGATCGCCAGTCCGACCCGTGGGAGGAGGGGATTGCCGGTGGCCAGCGTCCCCGATGCGCCAGCGGTGGTGGTGGAGACCCGCTACGGGGCCGTCCGGGGCCGCAAGGAGGGCGCGGTCTGCGTCTGGAAGGGGATCCCGTTCGCCCGCCCGCCCGTCGGCGAGCTGCGCTTTCGCCCGCCCGAGCCCCCGCAGCCGTGGAGCGGTGTGCGCGATGCCACGCGCTTCGGTCCGGCCTCGGTCCAGCCCGACGACCGGCTGATCAGCAACCTGACCGGTGGCGCGACCCTGCCGCAGGATGAGGACTGCCTCTACCTCAACATCTGGTCACCCTCCCCCGAGGGCCGCCGCCCCGTGATGGTGTGGATCCACGGTGGCGCATACCTGACGGGCGCCGGATCCATCCCCTGGTACGACGGCACCTCCTTCGCCCGCGAGGGCGGCGTGGTGCTGGTGACCGTCAACTACCGCCTCGGTGCGCTGGGGTTCCTGTACCTCGAGGAGGCGTTCGGGCCCGATTTCGCCGGCTCGGGCAACCTCGGCATCCTCGACCAGATCGCCGCCCTGCGCTGGGTGAAAGAGAACATCGCGGCCTTCGGGGGCGATCCCGACCAGGTCACCATCTTCGGCGAGTCCGCCGGGGCCGGCAGCGTCGGCGTGCTGTTGGCGGCCCCGGGCGCGCGGGGGTTGTTCCGGCGGGCCATCCTGCAGAGCGGCTCGGGGGGCCTGGGGGTGCGCACGCGGGAATCCGCGGCGCGGGTGGCGGCCAGGGTCCTGCGCCATGCGGGGGTCGAACCCGGCGACCGGCGCGCCCTCCTCGACCTGCCTGCCAGGGCCTGGGTCGAGGCGGTGGCGGCCCTCGGGCCGGGCCTGCCCCTGGGGCCGGTGGTGGACGGCCACGTGCTGCCCGAGCACCCGCTGAACGCCCTCGCTCGGGGCGCGGCCCGGGACGTGGCGGTGCTGACGGGCGTCACCAAGGACGAGTACAACCTGTTCGCGCTCCAGGACCCCGTGTGGCTGGGGGACGACGAGGCGGCGCTGCGCCACCAGGTGGAGGCCATGGTGGGACCGGCGGCGGCGGGGCGGCTGATCGAGTTCTACCGCAGGCGGGGCCAGGGGCCGCTGGGTCGACGGCTCCTGCCGCTCATGAGCTACGCCGTGTTCGTCCGCGGGATGCTGGCCACCGCCGACGCCCAGGCGCAGGTGGGGGCACCGGTGTGGGCCTATCGGTTCGACTTCGAGACCCCGGTGCTGGGCGGCGTGCTGGGGGCCTGCCACGCCCTGGAGATCCCGTTCGTGTTCAATAACCTGGACCGGGCCGGGGCCGACCGCTTCACCGGCACCGCACCGGAGCGGTACGACGTCGCCCGCATGATGCACCGCGCGTGGATCGCCTTCGCCCGCCAGGGGGATCCGCAGCACGACGGTCTCCCCCCCTGGCCCCGTTACGATCGGGACGAACGGGCCGTGATGGTCTTCGACCGGGAGCCCCGCGTCGAGCGCGACCCCTGGCGTGAGGAACGGGAGGTCTGGGCCTCGGTGCCTGCAGGCCTTTGAACGCCGGCCATCCCCAAAAAAGGGGCCGGGCCGGGGTCCTCTCCGGCCCGGCTGTCGGCGCGCATCAGGGGGGAGCGGCGGCGGCCGGGTGTCCGGCCGCCGGCCGCAGGTCGCGCACCGCAATCCAGGTCAAACCTCTGGGCAGGCTCCGGCTGCCTCGGCACGGGAGACCCGCCGCCCGGCTGGGTCCCCGCGGCGCCGCACCCCGCCGCCCGGCGGGGTGCGGCGCCGCCGTGGCTTCCTCGGCATCCGCCATCGTGGGCGGCCCCTGGGCGGCCCTGGCCCGGGCTCGTGCGCCGGATGCGCCCTGGCGCCTCGGCGTGCCGGCCCTCAAGCGAGCCCCGCGGCCACCGCGGCGGGACCCTCAATCGAGCCCCGCGGCCACCGCCGGCAGGACCGCCGCCGTCTCCTGGAAGATCCGCTCCCGCGAGGCCCGCGGCACGACCCACCAGAAGGCCGGGAGCGCCTGCTCCCAGTGGGCGAGGAGCTCCCGCGCCCGGGCGCTGCCGGTGCGGTCGACGTGCATGGCCACGAGCTGGCGCAGGCTCTCCCGGGCGGCCTCTTGGGCAGTGGCGCTGGGCACCTCGGTCAGCCGGAAGAGCTCCACCGAGGGGGCGTGGTGGCGCACCGCCAGGGCGCCCGCGGGATCGTAGACGAAGGCCGTGCCGCCCGTCATGCCGGCGCCGAGGTTGCGGCCGGTGGGGCCGAGGATCACCACCGTGCCGCCCGTCATGTACTCGCAGGCGTGATCGCCCGCCCCCTCCACCACCGCCACGGCGCCGCTGTTGCGCACCGCCAGCCGCTCGCCCGCCGCGCCGGCGCAGAACAGGGCGCCGCCGGTGGCCCCGTAGAGCACGGTGTTGCCCACCAGCACGTTGCGGGCGGGATCGGTCGGCGTCCCCGGCTGCGGCCGGATGACGATCTCGCCGCCGGCCATGCCCTTGCCCACGTAGTCGTTGGCCATGCCCGTCAGCTCGAGGTGGAGGCCGCGCATGCAGAAGGCGCCGAAGGACTGGCCCGCCACGCCGTGGAAGGCCAGCTGCACCGTGCCCGGTGGCAGGCCCTGGTCGCCGTAGCGCCGGGCGATCTCCCAGGCCACCGTCGCCCCCACGGTGCGGTCGGTGTTGCGGATGGCGTAGCGGCGCCGGACGGGCCGCCGCCGCTGGATGAGGGGGGCGAGCTCGGCGGCGATGCGCCGGCCGAGATTGTCGTCCTCCGGCAGCGGGTTGCGTAGCTGGACGCGGCGCAGGGGCACGGGCTGCGGGCCGGCGTCGGCCGCCGCGGCCGGTTCGTCCCCTTCGGCCGTCGCGGACGATTGGGCGCCCGGCCGGCGGGTGCTAGGTTCGTCCACCGCCGTCGTCGCCTCCGTCCGCGCCGCTGCCGGGGGGGCTGCCGGCACCAGCAGCCGGCCCAGGTCGATGCGCTCGGCCCGCGGCAGGGGGGAGGGCCGCTGGACCAGGAGGTCCGCCCGCCCGATCACCTCATCCAGCGAGCGGTACCCGAGCCCGGCCAGGAGCTCCCGCACCTCCTGGGCCATGTAGAGGAAGTAGTTCATCACGTGCTCGGGCGTGCCGGGGAACCGCTGCCGGAGCCGCTCGGCCTGGGTGGCGATGCCCACCGGGCAGGTGTTGGTGTGGCAGGCCCGCGCCATCACGCAGCCCTCCGCCACCAGGGCCGACGTGCCGAAGGAGTACTCGTCGGCGCCCAGGAGGGCCGCCACCAGCACGTCCCGGCCGGTCTTCAGGCCCCCGTCGACCCGCACCGTCACCCGGCCGCGCAGGCCGGTGGCCACCAGCATCGCCTGGGTCTCCACCAGGCCGAGCTCCCACGGAAGGCCCGCGTGCTTGATCGAGCTCAGGGGCGACGATCCCGTGCCGCCGCTGTGGCCGCTGATCACCACGATGTCCGCGTACCCCTTGGCGACGCCGGCGGCGATGATGCCCACCCCGGTCTCCGCCACCAGCTTCACCGAGATCAGCGCCTCGGGGTTCGCCTGCTTGAGGTCGTAGATCAGCTGGGCTAGGTCTTCGATGGAGTAGATGTCGTGGTGCGGCGGCGGCGAGATCAGCGGCACCCCCGGCACCGTGTGGCGCAGCCGCGCGATCAGCTCCGTCACCTTGTGGCCCGGGATCTGGCCGCCCTCCCCGGGCTTGGAGCCCTGGGCCATCTTGATCTGGATCTCCACGGCCGAGGCCAGGTAGGCCGGGGTGACGCCGAAGCGCCCCGAGGCCACCTGCTTGACCGCGCTGTTGCGCTCGGTCCCGTAGCGGGCGGGGTCCTCGCCGCCCTCGCCGGAGTTGGACCGGGCCCCCAGCCGGTTCATGGCGATGGCCAGGTTCTCGTGGGCCTCGGGCGAGAGGGCGCCCACGGACATGGCCCCGGTGGAGAAGCGCCGCACGATGGCCTCGATCGGCTCCACCTCCTCCACCGGGATGGGCGCCCGGTCGGAGCGGAAGTCCAAGAGGTCCCGCAGCTGGCTGGGCGGCCGGTCGTGGACCAGCCGGCTGAAGCGGCGATAGTGCTCGTAGGTGGCGAGGAAGTCGCCGTCCAGCACCCCCGGCCGCGCCCGCACGGCGTCGTGCAGCGCCCGCACCACCTCGGGGCTGAACTCGTGCAGCTCGCCGTCCTTCTTGAACTTGAAGAACCCGTACCCGTCGGCGGCGGTGTCGGCCAGCCCGTCGCCGGCTGCCGCGGGCTCGCGGGCCCCGCTGCCGGTCGTGGCCCCTCGCCTCCGGCCCGTCGCCGGTTCCTCCCCGGACGAACCGGCGGCGCCACGGCTTGGCCCGTCGCCGGTGGCGCCGCGGCCTGGCCCGCCGCGGCCCGCCTCCCGCGCCGGGGCCGCCGCGAAGGCCTGCCGGTGCCAGTAGAGCACGTCCTCCCCAAGCTCCCGCAACCCGTTGCCGCCCACCTGGCAGGGCGTCCCGGTGAAGCAGCGTTCGACCAGCGCCGGATCGAGCCCGATGGCCTCGAAGATCTGCGCCCCCTGGTAGGCGTCCACGGTGGAGATGCCCATCTTCGACATGACCTTCTTGAGGCCGCCCTCCACCGCCCGGATGAAGTTCGCCTCGCCGTCGGCCCCGCCCAGCTCCCGGGCGACGGCCAGGGCCAGGTAGGGGTGCACGGCCGCGGCGCCGTAGCCGACCAGGGTGGCGAAGTGGTGGACGTCGCGGGGCTCGCCGCTCTCGACCACGAGGGACGCCAGCGCCCGCTTGCCCACCCGCAGCAGGTGGTGGTGGACCGCACCCACCGCCAGCAGGGCGGGGATCGGGGCGTGGTCGGCGTCGACGCCCCGGTCCGTCAGCACCAGGACGGACGAACCGGCGTCCACCGCCGCCTCCGCCCGCCGGCAGAGCTGCTCCAGGGCCGGCTCCAGGGCATCGGGCCCTGTGGCGGGGAAGAGGATCGGCAGTTCGGCGAGGCGGATCCCCGGCGTCCGCGCAAGCCGCCCCAGCCGCCGCAGCCAGGCCATCTGCTCCGCCGTCAGCACGGGCCCGGGCAGCTCGATCACCCGGGCCTGGGCCGGTTCCTCCACCAGGATGTTCGGCTGCCGGCCCAACCGCACCGTCAGGGAGAACACCAGCTCCTCCCGCAGGTGGTCGATGGGCGGGTTCGTCACCTGGGCGAAGCGCTGCCGGAAGTAGTGGTGCAGCGGCCGGTGCACCAGGGAGAGCACGGCGTGGGGCGTGTCGTCGCCCATGGAGCCGTCGGGCTCCTTGCCCGACTCCACCATGGGCCGGACGATCACCGTCAGCTCCTCCCGGGTCCAGCCGAAGGCGGCCAGCGGGGGGAGCGGGGCGGAGGCGAGGGCGCCGGGGCACGGATCCGCCGCCTCCCGTCGGTCGGTGCCTGCGACCCCGGCCGACCCGCCCGCCGGGCATGCACCGGCGGCGCCATCGCCGGCGGGTCCGGCTCCAGGTCCCGTCCCCCCGAGGCCGGCGCGGCGTCCTCCGCACCGGGTTCGTCCGGATAGCGCACGATCTGCCGCACCCACTGCCCGTACGGCCGGCGGGCCGCCACCTCCGCCTTGACCTCCCCATCCCGGAGGAACCGGCCCGTCGCCAGGTCGACGGCGATCATCTGGCCGGGGCCGAGCTTGCCGTGTTCCTCCACGTCGGCAGGCTCGGCGTCGAGCACGCCCGCCTCGGAGGCGGCCACCACGAGGCCGCTCTTGAGGACGGTGTAGCGTAGGGGTCGCAGCCCGTTGCGGTCGAGCCGCGCCCCCACCCAGCGCCCGTCGCTGAAGATCAGCGCCGCCGGCCCGTCCCACGGCTCGGTCAGGCACGCGTGGAAGCGGTAGAAGTCGCGCAGCGCCGGGGGCAGGTCGGCCACCTTCTCCCAGGCCTCGGGCACCAGCATCAGGAGGGCGTGGAGGGGGTCGCGGCCGGCCAGCACCAGGAGCTCGAGGACGTTGTCCAGCATCGCCGAGTCGGAGCCTTCGGGGTCGATGACCGGCGCCACCGCCGCCGGCGCCAGCTCGGGCCAGTCGGGCACCCGCAGCCACGGCTCGCGGGCGGCGATGCCGTTGACGTTGCCCTGCAGGGTGTTGATCTCCCCGTTGTGCCCCAGCAGGCGGAAGGGCTGGGCCCGCTCCCAGGTGGGCGTCGTGTTGGTGCTGTAGCGCTGGTGGAAGATCACGAACCGCGTGGCGAAGTCGGGATCCCGCAGGTCGCGGTAGAAGCGGTCGAGGTCGCCGGCCATGACGAGCCCCTTGTACACCACGGTCCGCGACGACATGGAGGCGATGTAGGGCTTGCGCAGGCCCGCCGGGGCCGGCCCGGCCGCCGGCGCCCCGTCCCGCCCTTCCCTCTGGACGAACGCGGCGGCCCGGCGCTCGAAGGCGCGCCGCGCCAGGTAGAGGGCGCGGTCGAAGGCGAGGCCCGGCGCCACCCGCGGTCCCCGCACGATGACGGCGTGCCACAGGGCCGGCCGGCTGGCGGCGGCGATGGGTCCCAGCGCGTCGAGGTCGACGGGCACGGGGCGCCAGGCCAAGACCGCAAGACCCTGCTGGCGGCAGGCCTCCTCGAGGAGCCGCTGGGCGCGGCGCTCCGCCTCGGGGGCGGTGGGGAAGAAGCAGGCGGCCAGGGCGAAGTCGTCCTCCGCGGGGAGGCGGACGCCGCGGGACGCCAGCTCCCGCGCCAGCAGGCGACGGGGGATCTCGGTCATCACGCCGGCGCCGTCGCCGGTGCGCCCGTCGGCGGCCACCCCGCCCCGGTGCCGCAGGCGGCGCAGGGCTTCGAGCCCCACGGCCAACAGCGTGGGGTCGGGTCGTCCGGAGAGGGTGGCGACGAAGCCCACACCGCAGGCGTCGTGCTCGGGCGACAACCCCGCCGCATGGCCCCCGTCCAGGGTCGATCGGTGGTCGCGTGGATGCGGGTGCATCGGCACTCCTCCTTGGTTGGCCCGTCGGTCGACCCGTCGGCTTGCCCGGGTCGGGTCCACTCCCTTGCCTGGGTTGGGTCCACCCCTCGGCTCGCCGCCGGGTTCGCCGGCCGCCGGGGTGGGTTTCACGCACCGCCGCGGAGCCGCGGCGGCGGTGCGGTCCGGTGCGCCTGCGGGGTCCGGGTGCAGGACGACCGCTGACTTGCAAGTGTCATTGCATCCGTCCTGCACCGCAGCCGGCCGAGCATGGGCCGCAACGCCGGGCCGGCGGCCGGGATATTCATCGGATTGCATGACCCCGGGTGACCCCACGGATCGATCGACGTCGAATCGTTCGGTAAATTCGCCTACGTTTTCCGGTTTGTTTGGGGAAATGGGATAGGGATCGTTCGGGTTTTTGGCCGCTGTGCCCCGGGCGGTTCGTCCAGGGACCGCCGGCAACGAATATTTAGGCATGATTATACGGTCCGCGGGTACCCCGTCAAGCAATCGTTAAGAAAGTTTATGATGGTCAACTTGCAAAGCGGGCGGCCGATCGGTGGAAGAGTTGCCGCCGTGCCGCCAGCGGTGGCCCGGCGGGTGTGAGCGGCAGCGCTTGGCGGGTGAGTGGTCCGCAAGAGCGGGCAGCGCCAGGGAGGGGGCGGGAGGCGCCTTGGTCGAATGGGCTGCCATGGATGTGACAACTCGACGAATCGCCGGAGGGGGTTGTCATGGAGCTGCTGCGGGTGCGGGAGCGCGGCCAGATCACCATCGCCAAGGTGCTTCGAGAGCAGCTGGGCATCGGGGACAACTCCGTCCTTCTCGCCTATGTGGAAAGGGGGCGGCTCATCCTCGAGCCCGTCCCGGAGCCGAGGGGCGACTTGCCGAGCATCATCGGCCTGCTCCCAAGCCGAGGTGAGGTGAATCCCAAGGACGCGCGCCGGGAAGCCCAGCGTCAGCGGGCGGAGCGATGGCGTGAGCGCCACGGTGAGGCATCGGGGCTGACGCGTGCCCGAGCGCGGTCGATGCCCGTCGAGGGTGGCCTCTGAGCGTCCAGGTCCTGGGCGTCTCCGAGCGGAGGGGCGCGCGTCGGCGAGGCGGGCGGGGGCCGCCAGGGCGGCGTGGGCGGCGTCCGCGCGGGATGGAGCGGCCAACGGTGTACGGACACGAGACGGGCCGGCAGGCACCCCGGCCCGTCGGCGATGCTCGCCGGCCCAGCCATCGGTCCTAGTCGCGGATCTGCTGGCCGCCGAAGGCGCCCTTGAGCCCGCCCGACGGGTAGCCGGCCAGGTCCGTGTTGACCGCGCCACCCGGACCGCCGGCCGCCTCGGCGGC
The sequence above is drawn from the Thermaerobacter sp. FW80 genome and encodes:
- a CDS encoding glutamate synthase-related protein, producing MIVRPMVESGKEPDGSMGDDTPHAVLSLVHRPLHHYFRQRFAQVTNPPIDHLREELVFSLTVRLGRQPNILVEEPAQARVIELPGPVLTAEQMAWLRRLGRLARTPGIRLAELPILFPATGPDALEPALEQLCRRAEAAVDAGSSVLVLTDRGVDADHAPIPALLAVGAVHHHLLRVGKRALASLVVESGEPRDVHHFATLVGYGAAAVHPYLALAVARELGGADGEANFIRAVEGGLKKVMSKMGISTVDAYQGAQIFEAIGLDPALVERCFTGTPCQVGGNGLRELGEDVLYWHRQAFAAAPAREAGRGGPGRGATGDGPSRGAAGSSGEEPATGRRRGATTGSGAREPAAAGDGLADTAADGYGFFKFKKDGELHEFSPEVVRALHDAVRARPGVLDGDFLATYEHYRRFSRLVHDRPPSQLRDLLDFRSDRAPIPVEEVEPIEAIVRRFSTGAMSVGALSPEAHENLAIAMNRLGARSNSGEGGEDPARYGTERNSAVKQVASGRFGVTPAYLASAVEIQIKMAQGSKPGEGGQIPGHKVTELIARLRHTVPGVPLISPPPHHDIYSIEDLAQLIYDLKQANPEALISVKLVAETGVGIIAAGVAKGYADIVVISGHSGGTGSSPLSSIKHAGLPWELGLVETQAMLVATGLRGRVTVRVDGGLKTGRDVLVAALLGADEYSFGTSALVAEGCVMARACHTNTCPVGIATQAERLRQRFPGTPEHVMNYFLYMAQEVRELLAGLGYRSLDEVIGRADLLVQRPSPLPRAERIDLGRLLVPAAPPAAARTEATTAVDEPSTRRPGAQSSATAEGDEPAAAADAGPQPVPLRRVQLRNPLPEDDNLGRRIAAELAPLIQRRRPVRRRYAIRNTDRTVGATVAWEIARRYGDQGLPPGTVQLAFHGVAGQSFGAFCMRGLHLELTGMANDYVGKGMAGGEIVIRPQPGTPTDPARNVLVGNTVLYGATGGALFCAGAAGERLAVRNSGAVAVVEGAGDHACEYMTGGTVVILGPTGRNLGAGMTGGTAFVYDPAGALAVRHHAPSVELFRLTEVPSATAQEAARESLRQLVAMHVDRTGSARARELLAHWEQALPAFWWVVPRASRERIFQETAAVLPAVAAGLD
- a CDS encoding AbrB/MazE/SpoVT family DNA-binding domain-containing protein, with the translated sequence MELLRVRERGQITIAKVLREQLGIGDNSVLLAYVERGRLILEPVPEPRGDLPSIIGLLPSRGEVNPKDARREAQRQRAERWRERHGEASGLTRARARSMPVEGGL